The sequence below is a genomic window from Wyeomyia smithii strain HCP4-BCI-WySm-NY-G18 chromosome 1, ASM2978416v1, whole genome shotgun sequence.
TTAAGAATAAAAATATATGAGCACTGAGACTGATACAATATCCACAACAATCATAACAATCATTCATTCTGATGTTTTATCAGAGGTCAAGATTAACACAAAAACAGTCAATTAATTTATCGATAGAAATGCTCAAAATATAATTAACAATGCTATCAAATTTCATCAGAATGTTTAAACTGATCAGGTTGATTGATAAATGGCTGGGCAATGCTTATCATAGCTCAGTAACCACTATTCTTACCTCCCCGTGATGCCGACTGGTGTACGAGTAACCTTGGGAAAAAACCAGGTAACCAAACTCGATGGGACCTctagtcgtatgctgacagggaaggaagGCTCTTTTCGGGAGCTAATTCGTGTGTCTGACCTttatgttaggagcggctcgaAACAGCGTCTGTTCTTCATGTTAGAAGAGGCTGAACTACCGTCTTGTTAGAGCACCCAGAACTCTTAACACCAAAGCCAATATTAccgttccaagcataactgtcccagcgtccataaggtttgcgtagaacatgggacagatatgcttggaacggcagaaTCGTTCTGGTGGTATTCAGGGCTTAAAACAGTGGTATCACGTAGGTCCTTCTGCGAAGGCGAATAggaccgctgcccaaaacatgacatCAAGATCATCATCGCCGCCTCTAAGAATATGGCCGTACGTAGTACCTTTATCCAGTACAACCTTCCACATCGGTACACCTGGAGCATCACAAAACCAGACAGAATCGCAAATTGACTACGTATTGATAGATagtcggcacttctcggactTCGACATCGAAGCCAGAACCTACCGAGGCGCCAACATTGATTCAGGCCACTACCTAGTGACGGTGAATATGCGCCTAAAACTTTCCATTATGAGCAATACTCGATAACGGCGCCCGGCACGGTACCATCTCGCACGACTGAGGCAAACCGACGGAATAGGTGGTTCGAGAATGAGCGTCGGAAGGTGCTGGATGAGAAGAGCGCTGCGCGGGCACTAATATTGCGTCGAGCTACCCGTCATAACATAATGCGATATAAACAGAAGAGACTGCGAACATAATGCGATATAAACAGAAGAGACTGCAAAACCAACTATTGCTGTAGAAGAAATGCTGCCGAAAAGAGGAGGAGTTCAAGGAACTAGATCAGCTGAATCAGCTCTCATGAAAAGCGAAAGTTTTATCAGAAATTCAACGTATCCCGCACATGCTTTGTGCGGTGAATATAGATTTCCGTATATCTGCATAAAGCTATCCAATCGTGTTTGTATTGATGTACTTCACTATGTGCAAGTCGAATTGGttataaaggttttttttttttttttttgaaaaaatcagtttttgctcTAAAGAGCCGCCTAAAATAATCGCGTCTCggtttaaaaaaatttccctgaatatttttcagttttccctgatattccctgatttccctggtCGAAAAACGAGCTCtctgacattccctgattttccaggttttcgacaccctgtTTTTAGTGATATATGAACATTTTGATATACCATTTTTTAGTTGTATCTATTTCGACTGTTGTGATTTTGATTTTTCTGGTATTTCGACATGCAGTCTTTTTTGTTAAATTGAAACAGAAGTTTGTCTACAGACCTACGTTTCGGCTGAGTATAATTTTTTCCGGAAATATGTGGTTTCTGTCTGTCGTCAATTTTACAAGAAGGACTGCATGCCGAAATACCAGAATTTTTTTGCTGATTGTTCCTGTgttaaattgaatttaatacTAGAGAGCCGAAGTTTTCACGTAGTCTAGCGACGAAATGTCATTTGCCTTCCGATACCCAGTTTAACTTTGCTTCGGTTTCTTACACGCTTTATGTTACTAGGGCAGCTGTTGTGAAAACCTTTCATAGAATTGTTCCTTCTGGGACTGTCTTTCAGAGTGTTAACTCGCTTGATTCTTACCTTCAGCAGAAGATTCTCGTGGCGCAGTTCACTTTCGGCTTCTCGCAGTTTCTTCAGCTCCTGCACCAACCTCGAATCTGACAGCTTTTCCTCGTCGTTGTTCAAGTTGCCGGCGTGTTGTGGCTCCATCGAGGCTAATCCCGATTCGTTCCTATTCGGTGTAGCTGGTGGGATGGAACGAATAGACATATATATACTACATATATACTACAGAAATCAAATGAGTTTCTGCTTACCACTCATCGACTGGCTGACTGCCGCTGAGCTCACCGGCAATCCGGTACCTTGAGCCGATGTCGCGGAGCTCTGGTTATCGACCGGCAATTCAAACACGCAGCGCAACTTTGAATCCATCAACTCGTCTGGGCTGACGTCCTTCCAGAGTTGCTCGGGACTAACGTCGCCCTCCGGCATGATCATGGACTGGACCATAAACTTGTGCTTGTTCTTTTCGGTTGCATCGAAGATGAATGGTTGAAGAATGACTGAAGAAGTTGACGGAAGGAAAAGGCTTAGTACTTTAGTTTGAAATTTGTGCAATCATAGCTACAACTTACTGGTAATTTCGATAGTACTTTTCGGTTCCAGCAAACCACAATTGGGACGCACGCAGTACTTTTTGGGCGCggtagttttgattttaaaCAGAATATTGTGATCGGTCGGGTTGGTTAATCGCATGAAGGATGAAACGGCTGTGCAGAATGGACCTGAGGAGGTACAGACGAATATGAAAATATATGGTTAGATAATTTTGCAATTGTACagttttaaattactttctaAACCCCTTCATTGCATCATAATATACAAACATTACGCAGACGCCCGGTCTCGAGCAGGAGAGCGAAGGTCAATTAGTCATACGCAGTTGATTCGAGCGATTGATGTGCACTTGTTGACAATCGAACAGAAAAGCGATCGAATTACGTGTGTGTAGCACGGAAATCCATTCAAGTGGATGAAATGATCGGTGTTTTTTCTGCGTAGGGTGAACTAATATCATTGctgggtattgaaaattatttgtatttgtatttgtgagGTATAAAAGGGGGCCAAGGGCCGGGTCACTGGTGTTATGAGGCACCATTAATGCTATACCAGTGATAAGAGGATTGGCATCACAGCCTCAGTAACCAGCTGGTCAATTCAATTCTGTGTAAATAACTAGAATAACCCTGGGCAAGTTGCAAAAATACTGTCTTGTTAGGGTTGGCAAGACCCCTGAGTTATAACTAGTCAATTAACTGCCAAGGGATAAGGAAAGGCAAGGATTTCTGAAGGTTAAtaagtgtgtgtaagtgtgagtgcgtgtgtgtgtgtaaatgtATGTGCATCTGTTTGTTTGTTGAGTTTACTATGCTGAAAAACaatgatgataataataaaaataatgataataacaataataatcgtaacaattataataacaacaataattaaaaaaaaaacagaacataataataacaacatatgctaatcaataaacaaaaacagatATGATAAAGTAATACTTAGCTTTGAAAACGAAGAACTGTGGTTCCTTGATCAAATTTCGCTGTATTGGTGAATTCAATACATATCTAGACATCTAAACTCGAAATTTTATTATGAAACTCGGAATTAAAtcgtgaaaatattaaaaaaaaacaaaaagggaAAACGAAACAGAATGTATATATGAACGATGTAGTCGATAAAGAAACCACGTACACGTTTACTAAATAATACAACATACAACAATACAACTTTGTACATGGAACTAGCAATAAAAAGTGAAGAATTTAATTTCACGCTTAACTACAGTCCATCCATGAAtgcataagagtcacactgccaGAAAAAAGTTAAAGCATTAATTCATTTTATCTAATAAGTAACAAGGTATcatgtgggactgtaatgcattCATGGATATAGACAAGAAAAGAGCTTGCACTAAGTGGTCTGGTCCACGTGTGAGAAAAATTCTCTAGtgttaattgatatttttaagGAACTTTCTCACATAGGAGATTGCCGAGATCAGAGTAGGAAAGACTACAACATAGGTATCTGACTCTCATCATCTCCCTTAGTTTTGTGGCTCCATCTTAGGATTCCGTAAAGCTATAAGAACCCGAGATAGGagctcaaccaccaagcccagggattgctgggtattgaaaattatccATACATTTTCCACAAAAATATTACCGATTCATCAATCCACAACCACTTAGGAGTTATTTGCTGTGCTTACTACCTTACGATACGACGATAGATTTATCTTTTATATACGCTGTAGGTACAGAAATAAAGCTTGCCCATTCTCTATGGTGACAGTGACACATTCGCCCACATCAACCGATTTAACGAACGAAGAAGGGGGAGGATTCACCACACTGTGGTTACCTTTAGCACCCTTTGTCCCGTAAGCGTAGAAGGCATAAGCGCgacatgtgaaaaaaaaacatgatagTGTTGAGAATGGAAAAGAAAATAATCATCAATTTtctttcccccccccccccgctcACCCCGTCTCACGTAAGCAATATCTGATTTGGAGAGGTCGATTTCAGTTCTTTTCTTTTCGATACTATCTCAGAGGTTGTCTCTCGAGGAGCACTTACTAAGTCATAGTTATGCTTGCTTTTATCGAAGGAAGGTTTTTCGTGttgatttttacgttgaaacGAGCCTAACATTACTCTTGGAACAATATTCGTTTGTATCCATAAATAACTGCAGAAGCCTGTGACATTCAGATCATGTTCATTATCTTATTTCACATCTGTGAGAATGGAATAAAGTTTTATGGTATACGATACTAAACGTTGAAATTGATAATTTCCAGCAGAATCTATGCCGTCATTGATAATTGCTAGGCCTGTTTATCTGTGATGTCATGTGTGGTTATAATAGTCATCGTTACTTCGAGTTCGTCATTCCAAGAGAGAATTGCAAGCAATATTGTATTCCCGGTTATGTTAAATGACTTCTTGTTTTATGACCAATCTATAAATAGCTGCTAAGTTCATATTTTCCGCTATAGTGCTTAGTTCTATTTTACTGTGCCAAATAAATGTCTTACTCATTCACCCTTTGCATAACGAGGAGACATGAAGTGCTGTCGCATGGTAAACACCTGAAATGAATTGAATGCCCCAATAAAGTATTGCTGGaataaaatagtaggagggtggtattcaagacacgaccgcatgacgttgactaccgtattcttatattccattttagttttttgcagtagccaccagcattacgggtgaaaccggcacgagatggccggtactattttgtttctcctcccttcagctgctaacacctagcgtccgtatgtaaccggtacggtttagtaatgaaactgatggggtgaaatgttcgaacggtacgttttataccaaggcttcgtcagataattagaaagaaggaggagctaagtagatgatggaatggtaaggaaaatttttttcttgaaagctgcgccggccgctgtcgtaatattaacaccagcacaaacatgcatttttgcaaggtttcttccgctagcagcagcatttggtaaaacagaaaattcaattaaccgcttctgtaacaaaatttcgaggcaccaaaaggtaccagttgccgattattctcgtttactggtagtccgtccagaattccagccattttagtattttgcagtgccatttattactaacagccaccagcataacgggtgaaaccggctcgagatgaccggtactcttttgtctttcctcctttcagctgctaacacctagcgtccgcatgtcactggtgcggttttggaatcaaaatgatggggcgccggccgctgtcgtaaaattaacaccaacaaaaagatgcatatttgcaaggttttatccgccagcagcagcattttgtaaaacagaaaattcaattagccgcttctattacacaatttcgaggcaccaaaaggggccagttgccgaatatatccttgtttttggttagtccgtccagaattctttcaagatagtgtccgtatgtaaccggtacggtttagtaatgaaactgatggggtgaaatgttcgaacgatacgttttataccaaggcttcgttagataattagaaagaaggaggggctaagtagatgatgaaatggtagagacaaacgTTTCTtaaaagctgcgccggccgctgtcgtaatattaacaccaacacaaacatgcatttttgcaaggttttatccgccagcagcagcattttgtaaaacagaaaattcaattagccgcttctattacacaatttcgaggcaccaaaaggggccagttgccgaatatattgttgttttctggttagtccgtccagaattctttcaagatagcgtccgtatgtaaccggtaaggtttagtaatgaaactgatggggtgaaatgttcgaacgacacgttttataccaaggcttcgtcagataattagaaagaaggaggggctacatagatgatgaaatggtagagacaaatgtttcttgaaagctgcgccggccgctgtcgtaatattaacaccaacacaaacatgcatttttgcaaggttttttccgctagcagcagcatttggtaaaacagaaaattcaattagccgcttctgtaccaaaatttcgaggcaccaaaaggtgccagttgccgattatattgttgtttactggtagtccgtccagaattccagccattttagtattttgcagtgccatttattactaacagccaccaccAAATCGGGTGAAACCGGcgcgagatgaccggtactctcttgtctttcctcctttcagctgctaacacctagcgtccacatgtcactggtgcggttttggaatcaaaatgatggggcgccggccgctgtcgtaaaattaacaccaacaaaaagatgcatatttgcaaggttttttccgccaGCAGCAGCtctttgtaaaacagaaaattcaattagccgcttctctATTccacaatttcgaggcaccaaaaggggccacttgccgaatatatccttgtttttggtttgtccgtccagaattctttacAGATAGCGTCCGtgtgtagccggtacggtttagtaatgaaactgatggggtgaaatgttcgaacgacacgttttataccaaggcttcgtcagataattagaaagaaggaggggctacatagatgatgaaatggtagagacaaatgtttcttgaaagctgcgccggccgctgtcgtaatattaacaccaacacaaacatgcatttttgcaaggttttttccgctagcagcagcatttggtaaaacagaaaattcaattagccgcttctgtaccaaaatttcgaggcaccaaaaggtgccagttgccgattatattgttgtttactggtagtccgtccagaattccagccattttagtattttgcagtgccatttattactaacagccaccagcataacgagtgaaaccggcacgagatgaccggtactctctTGTCTTTCCATGTcactggtgcagttttggaatcaaaatgatggggcgccggccgctgtcgtaaaattaacaccaacaaaaagatgcatatttgcaaggttttttccgctaccAGCAGCAttaacatcggaaacagaaagtgacaacaacaataacaacaaagttagatcgattgtatccgttagtgtcgactgtgctgggaagagaggtagtgattggctgcgcggtatgatttagacaatcgatattgattaccaatttttcaatagtgtatctcaaaaaatagtttgtttttgttacattaattcaaccgtaaaagaatttctgatcgattgatgccaaaacctcgaaaacctgattatagatgactgcaaaataagcgctcaaaacctgaccacttttccccagttttccccggttgaattactagattttcaaattcaggggcctaactttgatatagacgttagtcaacgtcaaaaaatggaGCTCATATTCATAGCACTCCTGTCAATTTCTATCCATTTACGTAAATGCAGAGTATTCTAATGATGAAGTTATAGGAATTATATCCAACGGTAAGTTTCCTGAAGTCAGTAgaggggacgggacacgaggcatatggacgctaggcatatgaattttaggcatagtatgctaggcatacagacgcgaggcataatggatgtgaggcataacggatacgaggcatactgccaaaaggcataacggacgcgaggccgaatggacactaagccgaatggacgcgaggccgaatggacgcgaggccgaatggacgcgaggccgaatggacgcgaggccgaatggacgcgaggccgaatggacgcgaggccgaatggacgcgaggccgaatggacgcgaggccgaatggacgcgaggccgaatggacgcgaggccaaatggacgcgaggccaaatggacgcaaggccgaatggacgcaaggccgaatggacgcaaatgacactttgaagcgaaatacatgttattgaatgCTGTGATGAAAATGGcgataataacatattccgcatcacttCCTCTTGaccttgtgtcctttcggccttgtatccattcggcctcgcgtccattcggcctcgcgtccatatgcctcgtgtccgtatgcctgctgTCCATTATGCcaagcgtactatgcctcgcgtccgtatgcctcgcgtctgtatgcttaacggggtgtcatcgtcAGTAGATGTTACTGTTCGTTTGTCACTCTCAACGGTAGATCGGTTTGTGTGTCGAAAATCTCGGTGGTTTCAGACTGCTACGATAACCCaaataattacaaatatttcaaAACTTTAATTCAACCTGAATGGTATGAGAGAACACGTGAAATACGGAATGTTTAGTTTTTTATTAGTGAAACAAAAATTAGGCAAAATATTGTGCTGATGAGAATGCTACATTTGGTAGAATGATTTTCGAGAAAGTATTACTTTCGAGGTTAGTAAGTTATTTTGATCTTCGCACGtcagttttttattcaattcaCTTGCGACATGTCtgtgctttttttatttgtttagattaaaatttcaaagaatCCGATAGAGCTTCCCAATCTCCTACGAAGCGTACGTTGTATGCCATGCAAAACAACGATAAAACAAAGAGCGAATGTTGTCAGAGAATGATATAATCAGGAAAATATATTTGAATACCTTAAACAGGAGATAGTTGAATGTAACTAATATAGACTGCAAATCAAATAAAGAGGATGACCCAGACATAccaattttgatgaaacaaTTCTACGCTATATTTTACATGTTCTATTTgataacaaatgaattaaatagtAGAATTACAGTTGCACAATCAATATAAAAAACCGAAACCCATTTCATCCACCAAATTTGCTCAGCCAAAAACAGCTGACTCAACAATACGAAATGGTTAAGTACCAGTTTACTTGTTTTTA
It includes:
- the LOC129727124 gene encoding vesicle-associated membrane protein/synaptobrevin-binding protein-like, with translation MANKPAQLLTIEPANELKFMGPFCTAVSSFMRLTNPTDHNILFKIKTTAPKKYCVRPNCGLLEPKSTIEITIILQPFIFDATEKNKHKFMVQSMIMPEGDVSPEQLWKDVSPDELMDSKLRCVFELPVDNQSSATSAQGTGLPVSSAAVSQSMSATPNRNESGLASMEPQHAGNLNNDEEKLSDSRLVQELKKLREAESELRHENLLLKERILRMRMDADNIDKEAQQQSLSSGSSGIGSSLAAGSGSSGAAAAAQYQNLYSPPQLANQQQIPIMFVVAAIAMAVFGLILGKFVL